One Phoenix dactylifera cultivar Barhee BC4 chromosome 8, palm_55x_up_171113_PBpolish2nd_filt_p, whole genome shotgun sequence genomic window carries:
- the LOC103716019 gene encoding general transcription and DNA repair factor IIH subunit TFB4 isoform X2 gives MAFQDTQKRGIGPGLDSNSHSRKENRLTPRLTPLPLPLPQSFLRLSPAMNSAPSKLYSDDVSLVVVLLDTNPFFWAAGAGGGNTSPHHPAATLPFAKFLNHVIPFLNSVLLLNQLNQVVLIATGVNSCGYIYDSAGGGSHGGNVPAVCSEILRRLEEFVAKDRRLGKGPDRVVVGGVSSLLSGSLSLALCYIQRVFRSGALHPQPRASPDGPEQYVAVMNAIFSAQRSMVPIDSCVIGVQHSAFLQQASYITGGVYLKPQQLDGLFQYLAAVFATDLQSRNFLQLPKPAGVDFRASCFCHKKTIDMGYVCSVCLSIFCKHHKKCSTCGSEFNQSPPDASATSDRKRKVSEV, from the exons ATGGCCTTCCAGGACACGCAGAAAAGAGGAATTGGGCCTGGCTTAGACTCTAATTCCCACTCTAGAAAGGAAAATCGTTTGACGCCACGGTTAACCCCACTTCCGCTCCCCTTGCCGCAGTCCTTCCTCCGTCTGTCACCAGCCATGAATTCCGCTCCCTCGAAACTCTACTCCG ACGATGTCAGCCTGGTCGTCGTCCTCCTCGACACCAACCCCTTCTTCTGGGCCGCCGGCGCTGGCGGCGGCAACACCTCCCCGCACCATCCCGCTGCCACCCTCCCTTTTGCCAAATTCCTCAACCAT GTTATTCCATTCTTGAACTCCGTTCTCCTCCTCAACCAACTCAACCAAGTGGTCCTCATCGCCACCGGAGTCAATTCCTGCGGCTATATCTACGACTCGGCGGGCGGAGGGTCCCATGGCGGGAACGTGCCCGCCGTGTGCTCCGAGATTCTTCGCAGGCTGGAGGAGTTCGTGGCCAAGGATCGGCGGCTTGGGAAGGGTCCTGATAGGGTGGTCGTCGGCGGTGTCTCTTCTCTGCTCTCGGGATCGCTCTCCCTAGCTCTATGCT ATATTCAGAGGGTTTTCCGATCTGGAGCACTCCATCCGCAGCCACGA GCATCTCCAGATGGACCAGAACA ATATGTTGCAGTAATGAATGCAATATTCTCAGCACAGCGTTCCATG GTTCCTATTGATTCATGTGTTATAGGGGTTCAGCACTCTGCTTTCTTGCAACAG GCTTCATATATTACTGGTGGGGTTTATCTGAAGCCCCAACAACTAGATGGCTTATTTCAATACCTTgca GCAGTATTTGCAACTGATTTGCAATCACGCAACTTTTTACAACTTCCTAAGCCTGCAGGAGTGGACTTCCGTGCCTC TTGTTTCTGCCACAAAAAGACCATTGACATGGGGTACGTGTGTTCTGTTTGTTTGTCAATATTCTGCAAACACCACAAGAAGTGTTCTACCTGTGG GTCAGAGTTCAATCAATCCCCTCCTGATGCCAGCGCAACATCAGATAGAAAGAGAAAAGTTTCAGAGGTCTGA
- the LOC103716019 gene encoding general transcription and DNA repair factor IIH subunit TFB4 isoform X1, with translation MAFQDTQKRGIGPGLDSNSHSRKENRLTPRLTPLPLPLPQSFLRLSPAMNSAPSKLYSDDVSLVVVLLDTNPFFWAAGAGGGNTSPHHPAATLPFAKFLNHVIPFLNSVLLLNQLNQVVLIATGVNSCGYIYDSAGGGSHGGNVPAVCSEILRRLEEFVAKDRRLGKGPDRVVVGGVSSLLSGSLSLALCYIQRVFRSGALHPQPRILCLQASPDGPEQYVAVMNAIFSAQRSMVPIDSCVIGVQHSAFLQQASYITGGVYLKPQQLDGLFQYLAAVFATDLQSRNFLQLPKPAGVDFRASCFCHKKTIDMGYVCSVCLSIFCKHHKKCSTCGSEFNQSPPDASATSDRKRKVSEV, from the exons ATGGCCTTCCAGGACACGCAGAAAAGAGGAATTGGGCCTGGCTTAGACTCTAATTCCCACTCTAGAAAGGAAAATCGTTTGACGCCACGGTTAACCCCACTTCCGCTCCCCTTGCCGCAGTCCTTCCTCCGTCTGTCACCAGCCATGAATTCCGCTCCCTCGAAACTCTACTCCG ACGATGTCAGCCTGGTCGTCGTCCTCCTCGACACCAACCCCTTCTTCTGGGCCGCCGGCGCTGGCGGCGGCAACACCTCCCCGCACCATCCCGCTGCCACCCTCCCTTTTGCCAAATTCCTCAACCAT GTTATTCCATTCTTGAACTCCGTTCTCCTCCTCAACCAACTCAACCAAGTGGTCCTCATCGCCACCGGAGTCAATTCCTGCGGCTATATCTACGACTCGGCGGGCGGAGGGTCCCATGGCGGGAACGTGCCCGCCGTGTGCTCCGAGATTCTTCGCAGGCTGGAGGAGTTCGTGGCCAAGGATCGGCGGCTTGGGAAGGGTCCTGATAGGGTGGTCGTCGGCGGTGTCTCTTCTCTGCTCTCGGGATCGCTCTCCCTAGCTCTATGCT ATATTCAGAGGGTTTTCCGATCTGGAGCACTCCATCCGCAGCCACGA ATTTTATGTCTGCAGGCATCTCCAGATGGACCAGAACA ATATGTTGCAGTAATGAATGCAATATTCTCAGCACAGCGTTCCATG GTTCCTATTGATTCATGTGTTATAGGGGTTCAGCACTCTGCTTTCTTGCAACAG GCTTCATATATTACTGGTGGGGTTTATCTGAAGCCCCAACAACTAGATGGCTTATTTCAATACCTTgca GCAGTATTTGCAACTGATTTGCAATCACGCAACTTTTTACAACTTCCTAAGCCTGCAGGAGTGGACTTCCGTGCCTC TTGTTTCTGCCACAAAAAGACCATTGACATGGGGTACGTGTGTTCTGTTTGTTTGTCAATATTCTGCAAACACCACAAGAAGTGTTCTACCTGTGG GTCAGAGTTCAATCAATCCCCTCCTGATGCCAGCGCAACATCAGATAGAAAGAGAAAAGTTTCAGAGGTCTGA